CAGCGCCGGACCTGCGTCGCGACCGCCATCGTCAACGACCCGGACCTCCTCTTCCTCGACGAGCCGACGACCGGGATCGACCCGGCCGGCCGCCGGTCGATCCACCGCCTGATCGAGCGGCTCGCCGACGGCGGCACGACCGTCTTCCTCACCAGCCACGCGATGGACGAGGTCGAACGGCTCGCCGACCGCGTCGCCCTCCTCCGAGACGGTGCGGTCGTCGCCGTCGGTCCGCCCGGCGAGCTGATCGCCGAGCACGGCGGCGCGCCGCGGCTGGACGTGACCCTCGACGGACCCGCGGGCGAGGAGACCGTCGACCGCGTCGGCGAGCGCGCCGCGGCGACGCTCGCGGGCGGCGCCGAGGGGGTCGCCGTCGAGGCGACCCGAGGGGGGCTGCGGGTCCGCGGCGTTCGACCCGAAGCGATCGGCGACGCGGTCGACGCGCTCGACGCGGCCGGCGTCGCCTTCGAGTCGCTCGCGTGGTCCGAGCCCACGCTGGAGGACGTCTACCTGCGGCTCACCGGCGAGGAATACTCGCCGCGCGAGGGAGCGGGCGGCGCCGCGGAGCGCGCCGGCGAGGCCGCGCCCGACGGGGGCGACACGGGCCCGCCGACCGGAGGCGCCGCCGCCGACAGCGCCGACGGAGGCGACCGATGACCCGCGTCGGCCGGGTCCGCACCGAGGCGACCGCGGCGGCGCGGTCGTTCCTCCGCCGGCGGACGGCGGTGTTCTTCACGTTCTTCTTCCCGGTGATCCTCGTGATGATCTTCGGCGCGCTGGTCCGCACCCAGCCCACCGGCGGCGGGCTGTTCGCGGAGCCGGCGGGGTACTACATCCCCGGCTACCTCGCCGTCGTCGTCCTCTTTACCCCCCTCTCGCGGGTCGGCTCCGAGATCGCCCGCCACCGCGACGGCGGCCGGTTCGAGAAGCTGGCGACGACGCCGCTCTCGCGGGCGGAGTGGCTCCTCGCGCACACCCTCGTCAACGTCGGGATCATCGGCGCGGCGAGCCTCCTGATCTTCGGGCTCGTGCTCGCGGTGACCGACGCCGAGCCGGTCGTCTCGCCCGCGCTCGCGGTCCTCCCCGTCTTCGTCGCCGTCGGCGTCGCGCTGTTCTGCGGGCTCGGAGCGGTGCTCGGCGCGCTCACCGACTCGCAGGACGGCGTGATCGCCGCGAGCAACACGGTGGCGCTCCCCCTCCTCTTCCTCTCGGAGACGTTCGTCTCGCCCGACCTGCTGCCGGCGTGGTTCCGACCCGCCGTCGCCGCGTCGCCGCTGACGTACTTCGCGCGCGGGACGCGGGCCATCGTCCACGAGCCCGGCGCGTGGGCCGGCGACCTCGCCGTCCTCTCGGCGCTCGCGGTCGCGTTCCTCGCGGTCGGCGCGTACGCGGTCCCGCGGACGGACTGAGGCGGTCGGGGAGGGGCCGAGCGGAGGGCCCCCGGACGAACGGGCCGCCGTCCCCGAAGCCGGTCATTTATATCGCCCGGCGCCGTCTCGGCGAGACGAGAGAGGTCCAGTTTGACGACCGTTCAATTCACCTGTTCGGACTGCGCGCAGACCATCGAGGTCAACGAGGAGATGCGGGAGACGATCCTCGCCACGGGCTGTCCGGTCTGTACGACCGGCGCCAGCGAGGACGACTTCTCGGACGACCCCGACGACGGGTAGGGGCCCGGCCGGACGCGGTGCTCGCGGGGTCTGAGATCGAAAACGTGAGCGGCCGTGACCGCTACTCCTCGTCGCGCTCGACGACGATCGTCCGCCCGGTGAGCCGGTCGGGGACGAACCGGTAGAGGTCGATGTCGAGGTCGGACTTCCCGTCGGCCCAGATCTCGAACAGCGGCCGGCGGGTCTCCCCGTACTGCGCGATCGTCTCGGGCGTGAGCTCGTCGAGGTCGACGCGGCGGAGCGTGCCGACGCCGACGACGCTCCCGTACTCGTCGCCGTCCTCCTCGTACACCACGATCCGCGCCCGCGGCTCCGAGGCGAGGAACGCGCGCTTCTCGCTGTCGGGCGTCGACACCAGCCGGAGGAAGGCGTCGCG
Above is a window of Halorubrum depositum DNA encoding:
- a CDS encoding ABC transporter ATP-binding protein, whose translation is MNETAAASAAGEGAEGRDAAGDPALAAEGVRRSYGDVVALDGVDLRVEAGEVFGLIGPNGAGKTTLVRALTGTTDAEGDLRVFGAPPREVDPQRIGLLPQSFDPPERLTASELVDYYGGLYDAARDTESVLRDVGMADDADAWYETLSGGQQRRTCVATAIVNDPDLLFLDEPTTGIDPAGRRSIHRLIERLADGGTTVFLTSHAMDEVERLADRVALLRDGAVVAVGPPGELIAEHGGAPRLDVTLDGPAGEETVDRVGERAAATLAGGAEGVAVEATRGGLRVRGVRPEAIGDAVDALDAAGVAFESLAWSEPTLEDVYLRLTGEEYSPREGAGGAAERAGEAAPDGGDTGPPTGGAAADSADGGDR
- a CDS encoding ABC transporter permease, with amino-acid sequence MTRVGRVRTEATAAARSFLRRRTAVFFTFFFPVILVMIFGALVRTQPTGGGLFAEPAGYYIPGYLAVVVLFTPLSRVGSEIARHRDGGRFEKLATTPLSRAEWLLAHTLVNVGIIGAASLLIFGLVLAVTDAEPVVSPALAVLPVFVAVGVALFCGLGAVLGALTDSQDGVIAASNTVALPLLFLSETFVSPDLLPAWFRPAVAASPLTYFARGTRAIVHEPGAWAGDLAVLSALAVAFLAVGAYAVPRTD
- a CDS encoding DUF7560 family zinc ribbon protein is translated as MTTVQFTCSDCAQTIEVNEEMRETILATGCPVCTTGASEDDFSDDPDDG
- a CDS encoding pyridoxamine 5'-phosphate oxidase family protein, with amino-acid sequence MATNSEVEMTDAEVDAFLSRHETGVLSLARDETPYAIPISYGFDEESRDAFLRLVSTPDSEKRAFLASEPRARIVVYEEDGDEYGSVVGVGTLRRVDLDELTPETIAQYGETRRPLFEIWADGKSDLDIDLYRFVPDRLTGRTIVVERDEE